One Danio rerio strain Tuebingen ecotype United States chromosome 9, GRCz12tu, whole genome shotgun sequence genomic region harbors:
- the fhip1b gene encoding FHF complex subunit HOOK-interacting protein 1B isoform X2 has protein sequence MSWLSRLNPRGPGTRTGRHAAPSSPCTADPETCLMVFENHWRQVSGVLKQRESSVGGFADDLTAVRNHTDQMLCLLAEERPAGGDIDSPACQMSAAMGPILEMVVAENILEELVQWHVCRGLDPDSQLELLKLFEMLIGQSHQPLLLHSAVLQPLLSLLGACVDPQMGCPPALESSLVLLLNQVCVSMAKETAVLELLFRCGSVQQGPTNLLIFSLLVPFIHRDGALGQQARDALLLVMATSASNHAVARHITENSYFCPVLATGLSGLYSSLPRKIEVRGDDWHALRREDWIGVSSLVLFMNSLEFCNAVVQVAHPLVRCQLLDYLHNGFLVPVMGPALHKSSVDEMIASTAYLDLFLRCITETSLLKTFLRFILLHHHDNDTILDTLLTRISSNSRLCMVSLSLFKTLLSLNCEDLMLQLVLRYLLPCTHVMLSQRRAVRETDLYGKSADKFLSLIPECCRITSAPSGERDEEPAFWGKVLGSPTSESPVHPRPSTPSRLALFIRQQSSGGQANPSSSGSENAPSSPRGSVSSPLSPDSPMHQLSDFSEGETGYLEYLRDARKGIELCSWGCRDWSAPYDGENPSPNSAPLPPPPPTSNPSLSMVQEHFSVMDPTQQRAAVVAAARAEWSSSDRDSGEWDVTISKNCISLTPRSKKRSLLPSSIPLQSSSSASVSTEITGASETVYQHSRSTPHPALYNGMGQVEFTDSVDERMEAKKVKRDSDVNSGMVETGMNGSMGPVDYNDFHVGSTLKSSQVQLKPHLQHHTSVPSSTQECLPTESHRLSPVLGLTESSAASRGSESVERLIEELLERAPSEPLSGDSKCQGISIEAFHQELRELEERVRERRVSSRSSEESSRESRTAPLPSLTDEDCLPVETEQRSSETKPDSSTTGVFSPARPLGQPLAQPYTGPFITVLFSKLENMMQNSLYVNILLTGVVFQLACYPQPLLRSFLLNANMVFQPSVKSLIQVLGTVKNRIEVFAAAHEDFPAMLRKARRFLVARGKLDWSDSAMGVPSLRRSDSLIKSRKPSLGDLILRHTNSPTRARHAAQLALAHVRDGGQSLHSALFRGSAASGASGLEKQAEALRVKNAVYCAVIFSEFLKELAALAQEHAVALPFPPSQGTEE, from the exons ATGAGCTGGCTAAGTAGATTAAATCCAAGGGGTCCAGGCACTAGGACTGGTCGACATGCAGCCCCGTCTAGCCCATGCACTGCCGACCCTGAGACCTGTCTGATggtgtttgagaaccactggagaCAG GTGTCGGGGGTGTTGAAACAGAGAGAGTCTTCAGTGGGAGGTTTTGCAGATGATCTCACAGCGGTTCGTAATCACACAGATCAGATGCTGTGCCTGCTAGCTGAAGAGAGACCAGCAGGGGGAGACATTGACTCACCAG CTTGTCAAATGTCTGCAGCAATGGGTCCTATTCTGGAGATGGTGGTGGCGGAGAACATACTGGAAGAGTTGGTACAGTGGCATGTATGCCGTGGACTGGATCCGGACAGTCAGCTGGAGCTGTTGAAACTGTTCGAGATGCTAATCGGACAGTCACATCAGCCCCTGCTCCTGCACAGTGCAGTCCTGCAGCCACTGCTAAGCCTGCTGGGAGCGTGTGTGGATCCCCAGATGGGCTGCCCTCCTGCCCTCGAGTCCAGCCTTGTACTCCTGCTAAATCAG gtgtgtgtgtcCATGGCGAAGGAAACTGCAGTTTTGGAGTTGTTATTTAGGTGTGGTTCAGTTCAGCAAGGTCCCACAAACCTGCTGATCTTCTCCCTGTTGGTGCCATTTATACATCGAGACGGCGCTCTGGGGCAGCAGGCACGTGACGCACTGCTCCTTGTCATGGCAACCTCTGCCAGCAACCATGCTGTGGCACGGCACATCACTGAGAACTCCTACTTCTGCCCA GTTCTAGCAACAGGGCTCAGTGGACTGTATTCTTCCCTGCCACGGAAGATTGAAGTACGCGGCGATGACTGGCATGCCCTGCGGAGGGAGGACTGGATTGGTGTCTCCTCTTTGGTATTGTTCATGAACAGTCTTGAATTCTGCAACGCTGTAGTGCAGGTGGCACATCCTCTTGTGCGCTGCCAACTCCTTGACTACCTCCACAACGGCTTCCTGGTGCCAGTCATGGGCCCTGCTCTGCACAAG TCGTCGGTGGATGAGATGATCGCAAGCACGGCATATCTGGACTTGTTTTTACGCTGTATCACAGAAACTTCCCTTCTCAAGACCTTCCTGCGCTTTATTCTGTTGCATCACCATGACAACGACACCATCCTTGATACACTACTCACACGCATCAGCAGCAATTCACGG CTGTGCATGGTGTCTTTGAGTCTGTTCAAGACATTACTCAGTCTCAACTGTGAAGACCTCATGCTCCAGCTTGTTCTCAG GTATCTGTTGCCATGCACACATGTAATGCTGAGTCAGCGGAGAGCAGTCAGGGAAACAGACCTCTATGGCAAATCAGCTGACAAGTTCCTTTCCCTCATACCTGAATGCTGCCGAATTACTTCAGCACCCTCTGGTGAGCGGGATGAGGAACCTGCCTTTTGGGGCAAGG TGTTGGGAAGTCCCACCTCAGAGTCACCAGTACACCCCAGACCTAGCACTCCTTCCCGCCTTGCTCTCTTTATTCGTCAGCAAAGCTCAGGAGGCCAAGCCAACCCTTCCTCATCTGGCTCAGAAAATGCTCCCTCTTCTCCTCGTGGTAGTGTTTCCTCCCCTCTATCTCCTGACAGTCCCATGCACCAACTTTCAGACTTTTCAGAAGGAGAAACGGGCTACTTAGAGTACCTGCGTGATGCTCGGAAGGGCATTGAGCTCTGCTCCTGGGGTTGTCGAGACTGGTCAGCCCCTTACGATGGAGAAAACCCCTCCCCAAACTCTGCTCCTCTTCCACCTCCGCCTCCTACGTCCAACCCGTCCCTCAGTATGGTACAAGAGCACTTCTCTGTCATGGATCCAACCCAGCAGAGGGCAGCAGTGGTGGCCGCTGCACGTGCTGAGTGGAGCAGTTCAGATCGAGATAGTGGAGAGTGGGACGTTACCATCAGCAAGAACTGTATTAGTCTCACCCCCCGCAGTAAGAAACGCAGCCTTCTTCCCAGCTCCATACCTCTTCAGTCTTCATCTTCTGCATCGGTCTCCACAGAAATAACCGGTGCTTCGGAAACCGTTTACCAGCACTCGCGTTCGACTCCTCATCCAGCTCTCTACAATGGGATGGGGCAGGTGGAGTTTACCGACAGTGTGGATGAAAGAATGGAGGCCAAGAAAGTGAAGAGGGATTCAGATGTAAATAGTGGAATGGTGGAGACTGGAATGAACGGGTCAATGGGCCCTGTTGACTACAATGATTTCCATGTAGGATCAACGCTTAAATCATCTCAGGTGCAGTTGAAGCCTCATCTGCAACATCATACCTCCGTGCCCTCATCAACCCAAGAGTGTCTACCAACTGAGAGTCATAGATTGTCTCCAGTTCTTGGTTTGACTGAGTCCTCTGCAGCGTCCCGAGGTTCAGAGTCTGTTGAGCGTCTGATTGAGGAGTTGCTGGAGCGGGCGCCCTCAGAACCACTGTCTGGTGACTCGAAGTGTCAGGGAATTAGCATTGAGGCTTTCCACCAGGAGCTGAGGGAGCTGGAGGAACGTGTTAGAGAGAGGAGGGTTTCCTCACGCAGCTCAGAGGAATCCTCTCGGGAGTCCCGGACTGCGCCTCTGCCCAGCCTGACGGATGAAGACTGTCTTCCAGTGGAGACTGAGCAGCGCTCCAGTGAAACCAAGCCTGACAGCTCTACCACTGGGGTATTTAGTCCCGCTCGACCCCTCGGACAACCACTTGCTCAGCCGTACACAG GTCCATTTATAACAGTCTTGTTCAGTAAACTGGAGAATATGATGCAGAACTCCCTATATGTGAACATTTTGCTGACGGGCGTTGTGTTCCAGCTGGCCTGTTACCCGCAGCCTCTCCTCCGCTCTTTTCTCCTCAACGCCAACATGGTGTTTCAGCCCAGCGTCAAATCACTCATTCAG GTGCTGGGAACAGTAAAAAATCGCATTGAGGTTTTTGCAGCAGCACATGAAGATTTCCCTGCGATGTTGAGAAAGGCTCGACGCTTTCTGGTTGCGAGGGGAAAGTTAGACTGGTCTGACTCAGCTATGGGAGTCCCCAGCCTCCGCCGATCAGACTCATTAA TTAAAAgccgcaagccatctctgggTGATCTTATTCTGAGGCACACCAACAGTCCTACGAGAGCTCGCCATGCAGCTCAGCTAGCTTTGGCCCACGTGAGGGATGGAGGACAGTCTCTGCACAGTGCGTTGTTTCGGGGCAGCGCAGCCAGTGGAGCTTCAGGCCTGGAGAAGCAGGCAGAGGCACTAAGGGTGAAAAACGCAGTCTACTGTGCTGTCATTTTCTCTGAGTTTCTCAAAGAGCTAGCAGCTCTAGCACAGGAGCACGCCGTAGCTCTACCTTTCCCACCTAGTCAAGGCACAGAGGAATAA